In the genome of Methanosarcinales archaeon, the window TGATAATCCAACCAAATGAGAAAGCTGTGATAGTCAAGAACGGTCAGGTTTCAGACATTCTGGATAGTGGAAAAACCAGGATTGGAGGGCTTTTTAAGCCCGGACATTTTTTCAAAGATGTAGAAGTCATCATGATGGATACTTCTCCGAAGGATCTTAACTGGGACGTGAGTGAACTCTGGTCATCTGATAAGCAAAAATTGGGGTGCAAGGGAATTTTGCGATTCAGGGTCAATGATATAAAACGTTTTTTTTCAATGGTATATGCCTATAGTGAAGCAAATTCCAAGGGTGAGCGATTCTTAAGCATCCAGGATATTCATTCTCGCCTTAAAAGCGAGGTTCTGACAAGGGTCCTTGAACCGGAAGTCCACCAGGTACATATGGAAGATATTTACGGAAATCGTGACCTGCAGATCACTATTGAGAATGAACTCGAATCTCAGCTCAAACAGTCCCTGGATATGTGGGGTCTTGAACTGCTGACCCATACAGTAGAGTGGAATCTTGGTGAATATAAGACTGTGCTGGATGCCCACCAGACATTCCAGACAGAAGAGGAACTGGCTGAACTGGATACTCTCTCAAAGGAAGGAGGACATGAGCGGATAGGCAGAGTTGAGGTTGCAGAGGTGCGCGCCATGCATGCCCCTATTTCTGTGGAAAAGGACTTCGGGAGAGAACAGCATCTAAAGGATGCAAAATC includes:
- a CDS encoding SPFH domain-containing protein, encoding MRDVNDIARDIPKHQINGFFRKDLIIQPNEKAVIVKNGQVSDILDSGKTRIGGLFKPGHFFKDVEVIMMDTSPKDLNWDVSELWSSDKQKLGCKGILRFRVNDIKRFFSMVYAYSEANSKGERFLSIQDIHSRLKSEVLTRVLEPEVHQVHMEDIYGNRDLQITIENELESQLKQSLDMWGLELLTHTVEWNLGEYKTVLDAHQTFQTEEELAELDTLSKEGGHERIGRVEVAEVRAMHAPISVEKDFGREQHLKDAKSQLEIERLETEEDMRAARDGIKVLEEMKLAKARGMRAQSEVEQDMKDR